The following proteins are encoded in a genomic region of Leucoraja erinacea ecotype New England chromosome 21, Leri_hhj_1, whole genome shotgun sequence:
- the LOC129707396 gene encoding iroquois-class homeodomain protein irx-1-A-like, whose amino-acid sequence MAVPQLGYGDVVTAGKGSALTGLQAVFVERRAAMLASPGAALSLGVPPPLHALLARYPGTYPIPQGYSLQPYPDLRHLSHLASPYDLKTGCVYSHASFPPAGTLYSPYRPMAHGDAGRAKNATRESTSTLKAWLNEHLKNPYPTKGEKIMLAIVTKMTLTQVSTWFANARRRLKKENKMTWVPKTKSDEEDSESEDEEDKKGEDVKQSRSAAKQPVREQCRGGLEASSPGCGDRAPAEDITGCDKERGHGLRTNLEPNEMRKSELGSTEEEGDAKVAVATGPREGIAALKPKIWSLAETATSDHGKSSRVGLNGEQPVPPAPVAHYRIWAGACFTDSGQLVFNNHCRRESKRGLVGPDQ is encoded by the exons ATGGCAGTGCCTCAGCTGGGATATGGAGACGTGGTCACTGCCGGCAAGGGCTCGGCTTTGACTGGTCTGCAGGCAGTGTTTGTGGAGAGGCGAGCAGCGATGCTGGCTTCTCCCGGAGCCGCTCTCAGCCTGGGAGTTCCCCCGCCTCTCCACGCTCTCTTGGCTCGCTACCCCGGCACCTATCCCATTCCACAGGGATACAGTCTTCAGCCGTATCCCGATCTCAGACATCTATCCCATCTG GCTTCGCCCTACGACCTGAAAACCGGTTGCGTCTATTCCCATGCCAGCTTTCCTCCCGCCGGCACCCTGTACTCTCCTTACCGGCCCATGGCGCACGGGGATGCGGGTCGAGCCAAGAATGCCACCCGGGAGAGCACCAGCACCCTGAAGGCCTGGCTGAACGAACACTTGAAGAATCCATACCCGACCAAAGGGGAAAAGATCATGTTGGCCATCGTCACCAAAATGACCCTGACTCAAGTCTCCACTTGGTTCGCTAACGCCAGGAGGCGACTGAAGAAAGAGAATAAAATGACTTGGGTGCCCAAAACCAAGTCGGACGAGGAGGACAGTGAAAGCGAAGATGAAGAGGATAAGAAAGGAGAGGATGTGAAACAGTCCAGAAGTGCTGCCAAGCAGCCGGTCAGGGAACAATGTAGAGGTGGCTTGGAAGCATCTTCTCCGGGATGTGGCGACAGAGCGCCGGCCGAGGATATCACCGGCTGTGACAAGGAACGGGGTCACGGTTTGCGGACAAACTTGGAGCcgaatgagatgagaaaatcgGAACTGGGCTCGACTGAGGAGGAAGGCGATGCGAAGGTGGCAGTCGCCACTGGACCCAGAGAGGGAATCGCTGCTCTCAAACCCAAGATATGGTCCCTGGCAGAAACTGCCACCTCCGACCACGGGAAGAGCAGTCGGGTTGGTCTGAACGGAGAGCAGCCAGTGCCTCCCGCCCCGGTCGCTCACTACAGAATCTGGGCTGGCGCCTGTTTCACAGACTCGGGGCAGCTCGTGTTCAACAACCATTGCAGGAGAGAGTCAAAGAGAGGACTTGTGGGCCCCGATCAATGA